The Schistocerca piceifrons isolate TAMUIC-IGC-003096 chromosome 5, iqSchPice1.1, whole genome shotgun sequence DNA segment tttcgaaagtttctgttctcttcttgtctaaactatttatcgtccatgtttcacttccatacatggcttcactccatacaaatactttcataagcgacttcctgacacttaaatctatactcgatgttaacaaatttctcttcttcagaaacgctttccttgctattgccagtctacatcttatatcctctctacttcgaccatcatcagttattttgctccccaaatagcaaaacttctttactactttaagtgtctcatttcctaatctaattccagcagcatcgcctgacttaattcgactacattccattatcctcgttttgctaatgttgatgttcaccttataccctcctttcaaggccctgtccattccgttcaactgctcttccaagtccttttctgtctctgacagaattacagcgtcatcggcgaaccacaaagtttttatttcttctccatggattttaatacctactccgaacttttctttcctttccctcactgcttgctcaatacacagattgaatagcataggggagaggctacaaccctgtctcactcccttcccaaccactgctttcctttcatgtccctcgactcttataactgccatctggtttctgtacaaattgtaaatagcctttcgctccctgtattttacccctgccaccttcagaatttgaaagagagtattccagtcaacattgtcaaaagctttctctaagtctacaaatgctagaaacgtaactttgcctttccttaatctttcttctaagattgcGTTATTACACGATAGTAACATACACAATTTGTGTTGctgtatactaaaaaaaaaaaaaaaaaacgaaattgttAGTCACTCCTGCCAGCTAAGTCAGTTCCTCGAACTCACGTGTGTATTTGTCTCTACGGTGAGATACTGAGTCGAGAATACGTACTGGTTTCGAGCTATTTGCTCTAGGATGTACAGCCCGAAAACGTTCAGTATTGCGGAAACTGGAGTTTAAATACATATTCAATAATTCGTCTTATTAATACGTATACTTCCCTAGAATGTTATTCCATGTATATCTTTTTGTTGTTAACAGgaaatatttatttatctcttcACATGGGACGTGAAATGAGATACCTCACCGCCTCCCTCGGAGATTAAAATTTGCAGTGCATGATTAAGTTATAGCTACTACAAATAAATTTTTTCGGTTAATTCTGGGTGGCAAAGAGTGCAGCATATGTAAGAAAACCGCAACAAGCGAAGTGTATTGCTCAATACATACGTGTATTATTCCGCTGGCTCCCATACTGCGGGATGCTGGTGGGGTAATACATTGAGACATGGCTACTCAAGGTCACGGGAGTTGAGAAAACCCACGCAGGTTTCTCGTTATCGCAGCTGTGAGCGCTAGGTCTTCCAGAAGGCGCCCCACCTCGTGACTCTGGTATCCTGTCATGGGTAGTCATACGTCAGAGCGGCGGTATAAGAGGAACTTACCTGCGACCGCATCCCACAGTCTGAGCGGAGAAACACGGTTGCCATGGCGAGAAACCTGATCTTCTACTGCTGCCTCGTGGTCGTCGTTGCCGTTTCGGTGAAAGCTGAAGACAAGCTGGACAACCTGAATGTGGACGAGATACTCAACAACGACCGCCTCCTGAAATCCTACATCCAGTGCGTCCTCGATGCAGACGACGGAAAGTGCACTACAGAGGGCAAGGAGATCAAAAGTAAGTGCGGCAGCTTACTGTGCGTCTTTCGCTTCTTTGTTCCACTTTTCACCATCGTCAAAGTTCGATTCCCGTTTTCGTGGTAGCTACAGATGTTCGATTAGATAATACACTCGTAGAACATGgtgtagcaaatggctctgagcaatatgggacttaacttctgaggtcatcagtcccctagaactcagaactactgaaacctaactaacctaaggacatcacacacatccatgccagaggcaggattcgaacctgcgaccgtagcagcagcgcggctccggactggagcgcttagaaccgcacggccaccgcggccggcggagattTCAAGGCATAACTTCAAGAGACTTCGTTTCTTATTCCCTGTCGGGTGTTTAATCTAATAAGGTAGCATCGTGTTCCACTAAGAGCAACAAACAGTGTAACATAAAAAAATCCCGTGATGTCAAGACGTCGTGTGACTTTATCCTTCTCAAATCAAACTTACACCCTTTCGTAGCATTTCAGAGATCTATCATATTGGAAATTTCATGTCCTGCTCAGAAATATTCTTGCCTGTCAAGGTAACGTTTCATAAAGCTTAAGGTTCGCGCTTTGCTTTAATCTAAACAATTATGCATTTTGCATAATCAGGTTATTTTCTACGTccctagaaaatattttttgttcgaCCCCCACCCCCATCTAATCCCCAACGATGTATGGTTTAGCTTCCTGTCAACCTGATACCTCTCCAATTTCCACCTCATGTCCATCTCTTTTTGGCTTTGTCTTTACCTTTTCGCACCATGATCGCTTCTACGCAAAAGAGAACCTCCTCTGCTTCTCTCTCTGAATCCAGTTTTTTTTCCAACAGCCTTCTTCGTATCGCCGTTTCAAGATATTTTTGCCAAAGTGAAGGTTTCATTTAACATTAGAGTAcaaatgtttcctttactgccaaaTATTCTTAAACGATGACGTTACGCCCGACATCAATCCCCTACGTCTACTTTAAAAGCCCACTGCCGATGTAaataattttagcattacctgttaTTCAGTACTAAGTATTTCCTCACTTTTTTATGGTCCAACTGTTTACCCTGTACTTTTTCGTACAATATTGTTTATTTGCATATACACTGAATCTCTTCCGTGTTTTATTGTGGTGCAGTCGGCATAATGTGGACGTTTGAAATACAAATAAACGCCATTGGGACCTATCAAAGAATATTATTGATTCCGAAATACAATTGTCCACGGGCACTACATATTCAACAGATCCACAGTAACATTTGACATGATATGAAGTACAAGGACTCTGTTAGTAACTACTGTTTCTACGAATTTTAAAGAGTCAAACAGAGTAAttaaaataatcataataatacgCGATTCAAACACCAACACTTTATAATACACTAATAATCGTAGTGTTCATTTTATGTGGATGTAACACTGGAGAATATTAACCCTGTGTGTATACTGTTAATGATTTAAAACTACTATTACATTTATTTGAAATAGACTAATGGAAGTCTAACCCGTATCAGAACAACAATTAGGCTTCTTCTTTCCGCTCATACGCACTCCCTAGACAGTGTAAGAGACTTGTTGCCACTGTCGATGGGCAGCCTCTAGCATCATTTCCCGGCCATTCATTCAACGCCCCCATGTGTCAGCAGATTACACGTCTGTACGACAAAATTAGCTAGATATTAAATTTCTCAGCGAATTTGAGATAAAAGATTTTCGTCACTAGATGCTGATGAAGCCGGCGTTACTTTTCCctgtcattacaaaaaaaaaaaaaaaaaaaaaagttggccaCAAAAACTGGAATATCAGAAAGGACAGTAAATGAAATGTTACAAATTGTGCGTATGCATAGTCGGAAGaaaacatgattaaatttgtaggagatATGGAGTGTACACGGTACGAAAACTACTATCACTGCCACGTTTGGCTGCATGAATGGCTCTCACACAGATAGGCATCGACTCGACTCGAAGTGAGCTTTGTCGGCTgtgggtacgtcattccatgcgGCTTTAACTCTGCATCATAGTTCATCATTCTTAGTGGCTGGCGAACGATTTCGTGCCAGTATCCCGCCAGTTGTTCGCCAGATGTGGTCAGTAAATCAGATATCTGGATAAAATGCTGTCGACGGTAACAGTCTGGATACGTCAGAACAACTCGGGTAAACAGCTGATTTGCTTTATTGTACTGGAAGATTAATTCATGGAGACGTCGAAGAAAATACATCTCCTCCAGCCTGAACAAGCAAAAAATGTAATTACTGTCGTTCAGGTAACAAGCTACAGAAACCAGAGGTAAGCATGTTGTATACCAAAGGTATCCCGTGGCATCAAACCAGTTGAAGTATGCCTTCTGCTAACGTCCTTCTTCTTCCACGTCTTGAAACATGGACACATGCATGGTGCTACTGCACGCAGATGCGGCACCAGTCTGGAATAACGATATAATTACAGTCCTGCCTCTATCTGCTGCTGCGCCAGAGGAAACGGTAGTGGTGGTCCCCATgatgagtccccccccccccccccccactagagAATTTCGACAAGCAGAATTGTCTTACAGGCGGCATAACATGATATTCTCAGAAACAGACAACCTTCAGTtacgatttctgtgtgagaaacctGTTGCGTAATCTGCCGTTAGGTCCAGAATTCAGCTGACCTTAGTCTTATCCACTCCAAGCAGTTGCGCTGAAATGCCAATCTCTCGTATGTAGAAGTGTATGATGACTCGCTGACGGATTTTGCATGctgccttcatggtgttgcaattttaacggTCAGCAGCGTATTCACTATGCAGGGAAATTCGTCTCTTTCCTTTTACACTGTGTCGAATAACATGACTTGTAAACCCACATGGTGTTTGTAACATATGACTTGTATATCAGCGGCTGCGTAATGTTATCTCTACCGTGGAATTCTCACCCCTACAAATGATTAAAACGACCCTTCCATTGACAGTCTTCACCTAGGGACTTCCATAAAACGTAAGAGCGAGTAGTAGATTTTCATCGTTTCAGTCAAGCAAATTAAACCAATTATTCCTGTCGGGATACTACTAGTATGAAGCACAACATGGTTATCGTAAGCTGTAAATTGTATAAATAtgaggtcgtgcggttctaggcgctccagtcaggagccgcgctgctgctacggtcgcaggttcgaatcctgcctcgggcatggatgtgtgtgatgtccttaggttagttaggtttaattaaagttctaggggactgatgaccaaagcagttgagtcccatagtgctcagagccatttgaaccattttataaatatGAAGTACACAACATCGCAATCTACTCCACATGTAATTAGAGAATGGTAGAACATGTGTTTGAGTTTCTTTAGATTTCGACCTCCGTTATTAGACGGACGGACACAAACTTTATTTACCAAAGAATTCTTACCCAACGAAAGTTGCCAAACTGCCGTAtattttaagattttattttatttacaaaaatagtgtagGCAATTCATTAGCACCTTCTTCAGGCCCCTGTGCAATTAATGTATACAGAATCAGATAGACTGACACTGGAATAACTGCAGCCATGAATACCTGCGTTCCATTAATTTCTTGTGGAACTTGACAAACACTGAGCTCACATTTCTCGGGATGAGTGTGTGcacagttgtaaaaaaaaaatcgcCGAATCGAAGTATCCACGGCTCTGGTTACGCGTGTATCGATATGTCTGATCGTGTATAAATGTGGTACAtaaggacctgaagatggcattaatgagactGGGAAACCGCCTTCCTAAATACAATAACATCTGAAAATAAGCGGCTGTTTGGCAGTATTTTACCATACGCTGTCCTGTATCCACGATGTATCAACAGGAACACAAAGCTCGCTGGCAGTGGTTTGTAgcgggaaacagaaaaattatacCCTCACTGGCTCTTTCAGAAAACGTTCAGAAGGGAACCAAACGGAATTCTTCTCATTTATGGTGTTGTTCTATTTTTCGGACCAGAGTGCGCATATCACTCGTACGTTGTTGTATGGAGGGCAGTTGTGCTGCACCGCTCATCTGCTCACTGTGCCATCATCTGCTGTGCAGAAGGCGTAAATTTTGTACATGCAATTTTTTGCCTAAACAGTGGATGCAATATGCTAGCCGCAGTCTCGTAATGCTGAAATTATCTCAGTATAAGTCAGAAGACGAGCCAATATTTCTGTTTGTTCACTACCCAGGAACAGAAATTCGAGTCATAAAGAAGCAATTTACTTTATGTCAGACTCCACAGACAGCTAAAGAATCATAAATCTAGTAAACAGAATGAGAACTCTGTTACAGCGAATCGACTACACGTGCTTCTTGTGTTGAAATGAAGACTTCTCAGAATCTAACAGCCAGATTCTCCACTGTGGTTCTCGCCAGCAGAATCTCAtgatcgatccccagagggaaatcCCAGCAGGGATGTGCTCTTTGTCACTAGAGGGAAGTCCTTGTTCACATCTCAGTCAGGTCCTTCCTGCACCCACGGCGTCGAACGTTGCACTCAAGTGACAAATACCAGTAGCCTGTACAAAAGCACTATGTTCCACTACACAGGCCATGAACCTGCAGCCAATCATCTGAAGTTCGTGCTTCTTTCTGAAGTTTGTGTGGAAGCTTCCATTTCCCCACGGCGTCGAATGTTGCACTCGAGTGACGAATACCAGTAGCCTGTACAAAAGTACTATGTTCCACTACACAGGCCATGAACCTGCAGCCAATCAGCTGAAGCTCGTGCTTCTTTCTGAATTTTGTGTGGAAGCTTCCATTTCCCCTCCTACATTCTTAAAACTCTGCCAAACAAAAGCATTTCTCTGCTTTTCAGCGGAACATGAGTGCTTTCAATGAGAAGATTCCACAGAGGTCAGCTAATGACCATCATTTCTGATCTTTCGCATTTCTTCGCACTAAAAGCATGTCCCTTTGCCTTTTCCGCCACCGATACTTTTTCTCCAGGTACAACTGTCCTGAAATACTTTTTGCCCCGTTCCGACGGCACTACGGCCTTCTGCTACCTTGAGCACTGTACACCGCCACCGCAATGCTGTACTCCCTCTCACGGCAGTAAATGTCCGCCCCTGCAGATCATGACCACTCTCTTTCCAGCCCACTTTACCTGACAGCGGCTTCAGAAGAACGCATGCTTCACTTCGCCTTCTTTGTCTGTGTTCAGCCTTCAGTAAGCTCTAGTCATGCGTTACTACGGAAATCGTTAGTACTTGGTGGTAGCCAGTATCTGCCAGTGAAATGGTTTATAATCCGTTTGTGCattgtaaactgtgttttaatataaatataaatgtacaAGAATATTGAATGTAAGGTGTGAATATCTTGCCATCTTACAAGTTCTTTGTGTTGTTTACAGTGAGACTGTTTCACACCATTTTCTGTCACATTGCTACAGGCAGAGTGCCAAAACTGGTGTCGACGGGATGCAGCGACTGCACGCCTAGCCAGCTGGAGAGAGCTGTCAAGATCCTGAAGCACATCACAGAGAGGCACCCTGCAGAGTGGACCAAGCTGAAGGCCAAGTACGACCCCGCGGGCGAGTACACCAAGAAGTATGCCGAGGCCTGGAAGGAGCGGGGCGTCAATTTCTGATCGCCGCACCAGAACGACTCAGCTCTCAGCTGTTACCCAGAATTCAACAGTAGATCCTGTCTCTTTCCAGGAACTTTCCAACTACCGTGAATTTATGTGGTAACTTCGTCCAATTTTATCACTGAACGGAATTTCTAAAGCTACACTTGTTCACAATATTCCAGACATTATCATATGAAATAAAAATCAATCCTTAAATTTGTGTATCATATTCTGGTAGGTTGCTTGACAATTTCCTGCGTCAGAGTATGAACCCCTGTCGAAGTCCCACTTTTctctaactatgtttgaaccatcacgTGTGACAGTTTATCGAAACTTGTGGGTAATGACCCACGAAGGCAAGAATGAAATTTTATGTGGGGTTAAAACGAAAGGGTTCAACTGTCTTTCGGCTGTGAGACTAAATTACTTTTAACTTATCGTTACTATTATAACTGTTTCTTAACATTGTAATAATGATCGTGTAAGTTAACAATAATTTAAGTTTTTCCTTCAAATACCAGTATCAACATGTGACACAATGTGGTAGATATTACAGCTACGCATACACTTTGTACTTTGCAATACGCATCTATGACAGTAAAGTTGAGACATACACATCTCACACATTTAAATATGTGATAAAATGCGTCTCTGAGTGGTTGGCAGTTATTCCGAAGGATGACGAATTGCTTCATTATTTACTTCACGACAGATAAAGGGACTAATTGACAATAAGATACAACTATAACGTTTACAGGGCGATTCCGTCTGGAAACCCACGAAGCGGCTTAGATGACGCTGAGGCAAGTAATATAATATAACACACAAGGGTCACAAATGTCAGGAAATACCCCAAAAACaatatgagaaatgttgaacatatgACGTCACCAGATGCCGTATCTTGCCGCACTTGCAGTGATTGCGCTTGGGAGTGAAGGGAGGACTGATCGGGGCGAAGCTTGCTTTCGTAactgtgatctgttgtaaacgtagaagttacaaaattattcccTTCGGTGTAATCAAGTAAGAGTTGGTgttattttgtgtttcattccttTTGGTTCTTCTTATATTGTTTAAGAGACATTATTTAGTATAGAAAATGTATGTCACTTACTGTTAACGACGTAGTCGGGAAACTTATAGTGATTTACT contains these protein-coding regions:
- the LOC124798101 gene encoding ejaculatory bulb-specific protein 3-like, which gives rise to MARNLIFYCCLVVVVAVSVKAEDKLDNLNVDEILNNDRLLKSYIQCVLDADDGKCTTEGKEIKSRVPKLVSTGCSDCTPSQLERAVKILKHITERHPAEWTKLKAKYDPAGEYTKKYAEAWKERGVNF